A single window of Achromobacter xylosoxidans DNA harbors:
- a CDS encoding pseudouridine synthase, translating to MEKVRISKLMSERGLCSRREADSYIERGWVRVDGEVVSELGARAFPNQVITLERAAQARQTSRVTILINKPVGYVSGQAEKGYTPAVALIDARSRFAGDRSPQRFERGHLDGLAVAGRLDIDSQGLLVLTQDGRVAKLLIGEDSSIDKEYLVRVQGDLSENGLALLNHGLSLDGKALKPAQVRWQNHDQLRFVLREGKKRQIRRMCELVGLKVVGLKRVRIGRVALGDLPLGQWRYLRDDERF from the coding sequence ATGGAAAAAGTACGAATCTCCAAGCTCATGTCCGAGCGTGGACTCTGTTCGCGCCGCGAGGCCGACAGCTATATCGAACGCGGCTGGGTGCGGGTCGACGGCGAAGTGGTGTCCGAACTGGGCGCGCGCGCCTTCCCCAACCAGGTCATCACGCTGGAACGCGCCGCGCAGGCGCGCCAGACTTCCCGCGTCACCATCCTCATCAACAAGCCGGTCGGCTACGTCTCGGGCCAGGCGGAAAAAGGCTATACCCCCGCGGTCGCGCTGATCGACGCGCGTTCGCGCTTTGCCGGCGACCGCAGCCCGCAGCGCTTCGAGCGCGGCCACCTGGACGGTCTGGCCGTGGCCGGGCGGCTGGACATCGATTCGCAGGGCCTGCTGGTGCTGACGCAGGACGGCCGCGTGGCCAAGCTGCTGATCGGCGAGGACTCCAGCATCGACAAGGAATACCTGGTGCGGGTGCAGGGCGACCTGTCCGAGAATGGCCTGGCGCTGCTCAACCACGGCCTGTCGCTCGATGGCAAGGCGCTCAAGCCGGCCCAGGTGCGCTGGCAGAACCACGACCAATTGCGCTTCGTGCTGCGCGAAGGAAAGAAACGCCAGATCCGCCGCATGTGCGAACTGGTGGGCCTGAAGGTGGTGGGCCTGAAGCGCGTGCGCATCGGCCGCGTGGCCCTGGGCGACCTGCCGCTGGGCCAGTGGCGCTACCTGCGCGACGACGAACGCTTCTGA
- a CDS encoding SCO family protein, whose product MRHLLTGRAWRGLFLALCMLLAACGDRNVDWTLYNVKGHLPDLKFSLPGAGGKTVSSDDLKGKTVLLFFGYASCPDICPTTMAQLTAVLQNLGDKARDVRIVFVSVDPHRDTPDILQAYVNAFNNQAIGVTGNEKQVADLARRYRVAYQIEKPRPGDDADQYEVTHSRGVYIFDNQGRARLLASDTDSIEAMTKDLRLLIDLTS is encoded by the coding sequence ATGCGACACCTGCTTACCGGACGCGCCTGGCGCGGTCTCTTCCTGGCCCTGTGCATGCTGCTTGCCGCCTGCGGCGACCGCAATGTCGATTGGACGCTCTACAACGTCAAGGGCCACCTGCCCGACCTGAAGTTCTCGCTACCGGGCGCCGGCGGCAAGACCGTCAGCAGCGATGACCTCAAGGGCAAGACCGTGCTGCTGTTCTTCGGCTACGCCAGTTGTCCCGACATCTGCCCCACCACCATGGCGCAGTTGACGGCGGTGCTGCAGAACCTGGGCGACAAGGCGCGCGACGTGCGCATCGTGTTCGTCAGCGTCGATCCGCATCGCGACACCCCGGACATCCTGCAGGCCTACGTCAATGCGTTCAACAACCAGGCCATCGGCGTCACCGGCAATGAAAAGCAGGTGGCCGACCTGGCGCGCCGCTACCGCGTGGCCTACCAGATCGAAAAGCCCCGGCCCGGCGACGACGCCGACCAGTACGAGGTGACGCACAGCCGCGGCGTGTACATTTTCGACAATCAGGGCCGCGCCCGCCTGCTGGCTTCGGACACCGACAGCATCGAGGCGATGACCAAGGACCTGCGCCTGCTCATCGACCTGACCTCGTAG
- a CDS encoding efflux RND transporter periplasmic adaptor subunit, which yields MNKKSAMWRGAAVVTLTASALTLAACGKKQEAPQAGKPQVTVVTLTTKPVSLTTELPGRTSPFRVAEVRPQVNGIVQKRLFTEGGEVKAGEQLYQIDPALYQASFDSQKAALARAQAQQKTAALLAERYKPLVATRAVSQQTYDNAVAARDQAVADVLSAKAALDTARINLVYTKVLSPISGIIGRSSVTEGALVTANQATALAAVQQIDPIYVDVTQSSVQLLRLQNALSSGQLKKAEGEQAALVTLTLEDGSQYTQQGKLQFSEVTVDPGTGSVTLRAVFPNPDRRLLPGMFVRARLVDGVAADGLLVPQRGVTRNQRGLPTALVVNAENKVELREIKTDRAIGDQWLVTDGLKAGEKVIVEGVQMVRPGVEVVATEASAKPAQQPQAGAAAAKQ from the coding sequence ATGAACAAGAAAAGCGCTATGTGGCGCGGCGCGGCGGTGGTCACGCTGACGGCATCGGCCCTGACGTTGGCCGCTTGCGGCAAGAAGCAGGAAGCACCCCAGGCGGGCAAGCCGCAGGTGACGGTCGTCACGCTCACCACCAAGCCGGTTTCCCTGACCACTGAATTGCCGGGCCGCACCTCGCCGTTCCGCGTCGCCGAAGTGCGGCCGCAGGTCAACGGCATCGTGCAGAAGCGTCTGTTCACCGAGGGCGGCGAGGTCAAGGCGGGCGAACAGCTCTACCAGATCGACCCCGCGCTCTACCAGGCCAGCTTCGACAGCCAGAAGGCCGCCCTGGCGCGTGCCCAGGCGCAGCAGAAGACCGCCGCGCTGCTGGCCGAGCGCTACAAGCCGCTGGTGGCCACCCGCGCCGTCAGCCAACAGACCTATGACAACGCCGTGGCCGCGCGCGACCAGGCCGTCGCCGACGTGCTGTCGGCCAAGGCCGCGCTCGACACCGCGCGCATCAACCTGGTCTACACCAAGGTGCTGTCGCCGATCAGCGGCATCATCGGCCGTTCCTCGGTCACCGAAGGCGCGCTGGTCACGGCCAACCAGGCCACGGCCCTGGCCGCCGTGCAGCAGATCGACCCGATCTACGTCGACGTGACGCAGTCCAGCGTGCAGCTGCTGCGCCTGCAGAACGCGCTCTCCAGCGGCCAGCTCAAGAAGGCCGAGGGCGAGCAGGCCGCGCTGGTCACGCTGACGCTGGAAGACGGCTCGCAATACACCCAGCAGGGCAAGCTGCAGTTCTCCGAAGTCACGGTCGACCCGGGCACCGGCTCGGTCACGCTGCGCGCGGTGTTCCCCAACCCGGATCGCCGCCTGTTGCCGGGCATGTTCGTGCGCGCCCGCCTGGTCGACGGCGTTGCCGCCGACGGCCTGCTGGTGCCGCAACGCGGCGTGACGCGCAACCAGCGCGGCCTGCCCACGGCGCTGGTGGTCAATGCCGAGAACAAAGTCGAACTGCGTGAAATCAAGACCGACCGCGCCATCGGCGACCAGTGGCTGGTCACCGACGGCCTGAAGGCCGGTGAGAAGGTCATCGTGGAAGGCGTGCAGATGGTGCGTCCGGGTGTCGAGGTGGTTGCCACTGAAGCCAGCGCCAAGCCGGCGCAGCAACCGCAAGCGGGCGCCGCGGCGGCCAAGCAGTAG
- a CDS encoding GlsB/YeaQ/YmgE family stress response membrane protein codes for MSIIIMIIVGFIVGLIARAIMPGDQNMGIIMTTILGIVGAVVAGFLGQNLGWYAPGEPAGWIGSVVGAIIVLFVVGLIAKKRG; via the coding sequence ATGAGCATCATCATCATGATCATCGTCGGCTTCATCGTCGGGCTGATAGCCCGCGCGATCATGCCCGGAGACCAGAACATGGGGATCATCATGACCACCATACTGGGCATCGTGGGCGCGGTCGTGGCCGGCTTCCTCGGCCAGAACCTGGGCTGGTATGCCCCGGGCGAACCGGCCGGCTGGATCGGCTCGGTGGTCGGCGCGATCATCGTGCTGTTCGTGGTCGGCCTCATCGCCAAGAAGCGCGGCTGA
- a CDS encoding efflux RND transporter permease subunit codes for MAKFFIDRPVFAWVIAIVLMMAGALSILKLPVSQYPNIAPPAIGIAVTYPGASAQTVQDTVVQVIEQQMNGLDGLEYISSESNSDGSMSITLTFRQGTNPDTAQVQVQNKLSLAQPLLPQEVQQQGIRVTKATKNFLIVAGFVSTDGTMTKDDLADYVASYVQDPISRTQGVGDFQLFGSQYAMRIWLDPAKLVNYGLTTVDVVNAIKEQNVQVSSGQLGGLPAVRGQQLNATIIGPSRLEKPEDFGRILLKVNADGSQVRLANVARIELGGQTYAIDSYYNGKPASGLAIKLAPGANALDTAQAVRDTINNLKPYFPPGMDVVYPYDTTPFVSLSIEEVFKTLVEAIILVFLVMYLFLQNFRATLIPTLAVPVVLLGTFGVLAAFGYSINTLTMFGMVLAIGLLVDDAIVVVENVERVMAEEGLTPKQATRKSMTQITGALIGIAMVLAAVFIPMAFFGGSTGVIYRQFSITIVSSMVLSVIVAIVFTPALCATLLKPIPKGHHGTKRGFFGWFNRAFDRSSHGYANTVARGLGRTKRLMVVYLAIVIAMGWMFTRIPTAFLPAEDQGILFAQIQTPAGATAERTKAVIDEATNYLLTEEKDAVTSVFAVNGFNFGGRGQNASILFIKLRDWEDRGDAKLKAAAVAARANAHFRKTERDAMLFVVPPPSVMELGNVDGFDFQLMDRAGVGHEKLLAARNQLLGEAAQSKILQGVRPNGIEDAPQYQLDIDREKARALGVAVSDINSTLSTAWGSSYVNDFIDRGRVKKVFAQGEASARMLPEDLDKWYVRNKDGDMVPFSAFAKATWSFGPQKLNRYNGVPSYNIQGQAAPGYSSGAAMEEMERIASKLPVGVGFEWTGMSFEERLSGAQAPALYAISLIVVFLCLAALYESWTIPSAVMLVVPLGIIGALGATMLRGLSNDVYFQVGLLTTIGLAAKNAILIVEFAKEHYEAGASLTESAIHAARQRLRPILMTSLAFILGVVPLAISSGAGSGSQNAIGTGVIGGMLTATFLAIFFVPAFFVIMLRLFKVERMSARRDPHDPSANDAQDVSVEGKPQ; via the coding sequence ATGGCAAAGTTTTTTATCGATAGACCGGTTTTCGCGTGGGTGATCGCGATCGTGCTGATGATGGCCGGCGCGCTGTCCATCCTGAAGCTGCCGGTTTCGCAGTATCCGAACATCGCGCCGCCGGCCATCGGCATCGCGGTGACCTATCCGGGCGCCTCGGCGCAGACGGTGCAGGACACCGTGGTGCAGGTGATCGAGCAGCAGATGAACGGCCTTGACGGCCTGGAGTACATTTCCTCGGAAAGCAACTCCGACGGCAGCATGTCCATCACGCTGACGTTCCGCCAAGGCACCAACCCCGACACCGCCCAGGTGCAGGTGCAGAACAAGCTGTCGCTGGCGCAGCCGCTCTTGCCGCAGGAAGTGCAGCAGCAGGGCATCCGCGTCACCAAGGCCACCAAGAACTTCCTGATCGTGGCGGGCTTCGTGTCCACCGACGGCACGATGACCAAGGACGACCTGGCCGACTACGTCGCCTCGTACGTCCAGGATCCCATCAGCCGCACGCAGGGCGTGGGCGACTTCCAGCTGTTCGGTTCGCAGTACGCCATGCGCATCTGGCTGGATCCGGCCAAGCTGGTGAACTACGGCCTGACCACGGTCGACGTGGTCAACGCCATCAAGGAACAGAACGTCCAGGTCTCGTCCGGCCAGTTGGGCGGCCTGCCCGCGGTGCGCGGCCAGCAGTTGAACGCCACCATCATCGGCCCCTCGCGCCTGGAAAAGCCGGAAGACTTCGGCCGCATCCTGCTCAAGGTCAATGCCGACGGCTCCCAGGTGCGCCTGGCCAACGTCGCCCGCATCGAACTGGGCGGCCAGACCTACGCCATCGACAGCTACTACAACGGCAAGCCCGCCTCGGGCCTGGCGATCAAGCTGGCCCCGGGCGCCAACGCGCTCGACACGGCGCAGGCGGTGCGCGACACCATCAATAACCTGAAGCCGTACTTCCCGCCGGGCATGGACGTGGTCTATCCGTACGACACCACGCCGTTCGTCAGCCTGTCGATCGAGGAAGTGTTCAAGACGCTGGTGGAAGCCATCATCCTGGTGTTCCTGGTGATGTACCTGTTCCTGCAGAACTTCCGCGCCACGTTGATCCCGACGCTGGCGGTGCCGGTGGTGCTGCTGGGCACCTTCGGCGTGCTGGCCGCATTCGGCTATTCCATCAACACCCTGACCATGTTCGGCATGGTGCTGGCCATCGGCCTGCTGGTGGACGACGCCATCGTGGTGGTGGAAAACGTCGAGCGGGTGATGGCCGAAGAGGGCCTGACGCCCAAGCAGGCCACCCGCAAGTCCATGACCCAGATCACCGGCGCGCTGATCGGCATCGCCATGGTGCTGGCCGCCGTGTTCATCCCGATGGCGTTCTTCGGCGGCTCGACCGGCGTGATCTATCGCCAGTTCTCCATCACCATCGTGTCCTCGATGGTGCTGTCGGTGATCGTCGCCATCGTCTTCACGCCGGCGCTGTGCGCCACGCTGCTCAAGCCGATTCCCAAGGGCCACCACGGCACCAAGCGCGGCTTCTTCGGCTGGTTCAACCGCGCCTTCGACCGCAGCAGCCATGGCTACGCCAATACCGTGGCGCGCGGCCTGGGCCGCACCAAGCGCCTGATGGTGGTGTACCTGGCCATCGTCATCGCCATGGGCTGGATGTTCACCCGCATCCCCACCGCGTTCCTGCCGGCCGAGGACCAGGGCATCCTGTTCGCCCAGATCCAGACGCCCGCCGGCGCCACCGCCGAGCGCACCAAGGCCGTCATCGACGAGGCCACCAACTACCTGCTGACCGAAGAGAAGGACGCGGTCACCTCGGTGTTCGCGGTCAATGGCTTCAACTTCGGCGGCCGCGGCCAGAACGCCTCGATCCTGTTCATCAAGCTGCGCGACTGGGAAGACCGCGGCGACGCCAAGCTCAAGGCGGCCGCCGTGGCGGCGCGCGCCAATGCCCACTTCAGGAAGACCGAGCGCGACGCCATGCTGTTCGTGGTGCCGCCGCCCTCGGTGATGGAACTGGGCAACGTCGATGGTTTCGACTTCCAGCTGATGGACCGCGCCGGCGTGGGCCATGAAAAACTGCTGGCCGCGCGCAACCAGCTGCTGGGCGAGGCGGCGCAAAGCAAGATCCTGCAGGGCGTGCGCCCCAACGGCATCGAGGACGCGCCGCAGTACCAGCTCGACATCGACCGCGAGAAAGCGCGGGCGCTGGGCGTGGCCGTGTCGGACATCAACAGCACGCTGTCCACCGCCTGGGGCTCGTCGTACGTCAACGACTTCATCGACCGCGGCCGCGTCAAGAAGGTGTTCGCGCAGGGCGAGGCCTCGGCCCGCATGCTGCCCGAAGACCTGGACAAATGGTACGTGCGCAACAAGGATGGCGACATGGTGCCGTTCTCGGCGTTCGCCAAGGCCACCTGGAGCTTCGGCCCGCAGAAGCTGAACCGCTACAACGGCGTGCCGTCGTACAACATCCAGGGCCAGGCGGCGCCGGGCTACAGCTCGGGCGCGGCGATGGAGGAAATGGAACGCATCGCCAGCAAGCTGCCGGTGGGCGTGGGCTTCGAATGGACCGGCATGTCGTTCGAAGAACGCCTGTCGGGCGCCCAGGCGCCGGCGCTGTACGCGATTTCGCTGATCGTGGTGTTCCTGTGCCTGGCGGCGCTGTATGAAAGCTGGACGATCCCGTCCGCGGTCATGCTGGTGGTGCCGCTGGGCATCATCGGGGCGCTGGGCGCGACCATGCTGCGCGGCCTGTCCAACGACGTGTACTTCCAGGTGGGCCTGCTCACGACCATCGGCCTGGCGGCCAAGAACGCCATCCTGATCGTGGAGTTCGCCAAGGAGCACTACGAGGCTGGGGCGAGCCTGACGGAGTCGGCGATCCACGCCGCCCGCCAGCGCCTGCGCCCGATCCTGATGACGTCGCTGGCGTTCATCCTGGGCGTGGTGCCGCTCGCGATCTCCTCGGGCGCCGGTTCGGGCAGCCAGAACGCCATCGGCACGGGCGTGATCGGCGGCATGCTGACCGCGACCTTCCTGGCCATCTTCTTCGTCCCCGCGTTCTTCGTGATCATGCTGCGCCTGTTCAAGGTGGAACGCATGAGCGCGCGGCGCGATCCGCACGACCCCAGCGCCAACGATGCGCAGGACGTGTCCGTCGAAGGAAAACCGCAATGA
- a CDS encoding LysR family transcriptional regulator, whose protein sequence is MELFVEVAKTHSFSRAAAALGVPKSTLSRQVAELERSVGLRLLSRTTRKVELNDAGRLYFERCQRIVAEAQIAHEELQKLVDTPSGPLRVNMPADFGTDFLAESFMEFSRRYPDVTFFLDLANPDHAQRVFQTSDISIEIGELPDSTQIARLLGMLPAHLYASREYLEKHGEPKHPSDLTRHECIEFRAEGAGRVTRWPLNSGDQHIQFTPGNRFSVNGVAMARRLAMLGAGITVLVGGQTAEQKSGQLRRVLPDWQLGPFPVYAVTESRLLPAKTRIFIEFLMERLGGDGQAKDTAPFMK, encoded by the coding sequence ATGGAGCTCTTCGTGGAGGTCGCCAAGACGCACAGTTTTAGCCGTGCAGCGGCCGCCCTGGGAGTGCCCAAATCAACACTGTCTCGCCAGGTGGCCGAACTGGAACGGTCGGTCGGCCTGCGCCTGCTCAGCCGCACCACCCGCAAGGTCGAGCTGAACGACGCCGGCCGGCTGTACTTCGAACGCTGCCAGCGCATCGTGGCCGAGGCCCAGATCGCCCACGAGGAGCTGCAGAAGCTGGTCGACACGCCGTCGGGGCCGCTGCGGGTGAACATGCCGGCGGATTTCGGCACGGACTTCCTGGCTGAATCGTTCATGGAGTTCTCGCGCCGCTATCCCGACGTCACCTTTTTCCTGGACCTGGCCAATCCCGACCACGCGCAGCGCGTGTTCCAGACCAGCGATATTTCCATCGAGATCGGCGAACTGCCCGACTCGACGCAGATCGCAAGGCTGCTGGGCATGCTGCCGGCCCATTTGTACGCCTCGCGCGAATACCTGGAGAAGCACGGGGAGCCGAAGCACCCCAGTGACCTGACCCGCCACGAGTGCATCGAGTTCCGCGCCGAAGGCGCCGGCCGCGTGACCCGCTGGCCGCTCAACAGCGGCGACCAGCACATCCAGTTCACACCCGGCAACCGCTTTTCCGTCAATGGCGTGGCGATGGCCCGGCGCCTGGCGATGCTGGGCGCGGGGATCACCGTGCTGGTCGGAGGCCAGACGGCCGAGCAGAAATCGGGCCAGCTGCGACGGGTGCTGCCGGACTGGCAACTGGGCCCGTTCCCGGTCTATGCCGTCACGGAATCCCGGTTGTTGCCCGCCAAGACCCGGATCTTCATCGAATTCCTGATGGAGCGCCTGGGCGGCGACGGGCAGGCGAAGGATACCGCGCCCTTCATGAAATGA
- a CDS encoding class I SAM-dependent methyltransferase — protein MNTAASHALGYPYFPYYPVVLDILRSRLAGRVLDAPCNRGWLGDMVRPATGRDVELDGIGPAGLPASANGYRRLTVHDLETPLPAAAPYDAVVCSEAIHLASNPGLLVRGFHDALRPGGTLVLTTPNAGRVRVRLRALLRGVHVDPWSAAARTEGALFPLGFAQLHQLLAHHGFHDITLHSVIETRQGRWLDHLLAWPARRYCQARLKHAQDEDSRHFWRQAGSEPSAHGNWLVVSARRPGER, from the coding sequence ATGAACACCGCGGCCAGCCACGCGCTGGGCTATCCCTATTTCCCGTATTACCCCGTGGTGCTCGACATCCTGCGCAGCCGCCTGGCGGGGCGTGTGCTGGACGCGCCTTGCAATCGCGGCTGGCTGGGCGACATGGTGCGCCCGGCGACCGGACGCGATGTCGAACTCGATGGCATCGGTCCGGCCGGGTTGCCGGCCTCGGCCAATGGCTACCGGCGCCTGACCGTGCATGACCTCGAAACGCCGCTGCCCGCGGCCGCGCCCTACGACGCCGTGGTCTGCAGCGAAGCGATCCACCTGGCGTCCAACCCCGGCCTGCTGGTGCGCGGCTTTCATGACGCGCTGCGCCCGGGCGGCACGCTGGTGCTGACCACGCCCAACGCGGGCCGCGTGCGGGTCCGCCTGCGGGCGCTGCTGCGCGGTGTGCATGTCGATCCCTGGAGCGCCGCGGCGCGCACGGAAGGCGCGCTGTTCCCCCTGGGTTTTGCCCAGCTGCATCAATTGCTGGCGCATCATGGATTCCACGACATCACCCTGCATTCCGTGATCGAGACCAGGCAAGGGCGCTGGCTCGATCATCTGCTGGCCTGGCCCGCGCGGCGCTATTGCCAGGCGCGCCTGAAACACGCGCAGGACGAGGACAGCCGCCACTTCTGGCGCCAGGCCGGTTCGGAACCGTCGGCGCATGGGAACTGGCTGGTGGTATCGGCGCGCCGGCCGGGGGAGCGCTAG
- the adeC gene encoding AdeC/AdeK/OprM family multidrug efflux complex outer membrane factor — MKLQMRTLVSLSLAAALAGCSLAPTYERPDAPVSSAYPSGPAYKADAVGAVATADIGWRDFFADPLLQQLIEQSLANNRDLRVAALNVEAARAQYRIQRADLLPSVGIAGKETAQRTPADLSPSGQASTSHNYQVGAALSSWELDLFGRIRSLSDKALESYLALDETRTATQLTLIAEVANAYLTLRADQELLSLTRDTLKSQDDSYKLTKQSYDQGLSTALDLSQAEVSLRTAQRNLSQYTRQAAQDRNALVLLVGQPLSPEISAALDNAVKLDDGMLPTALPAGLPSELLARRPDIRAAEHQLKGANANIGAARAAFFPTISLTGNAGTASASLGGLFDAGSGAWSFVPQITVPIFAGGSLLAGLDLAKVQKNIQVAQYEKTIQTGFREVADALAGRGTLDEQIQAQQLLVAANQRAYDLSEQRFRQGIDDYLTVLDSQRSLYTAQQALVDTRLSRLSNLVTLYKVLGGGWTERTVTAAQPAPDAAAAPGGQPG; from the coding sequence ATGAAGCTGCAGATGAGAACCCTGGTTTCCCTTTCCCTGGCGGCGGCCCTGGCGGGCTGCTCGCTGGCCCCGACCTACGAACGGCCCGACGCGCCGGTCTCGTCGGCCTATCCGAGCGGCCCGGCCTACAAGGCCGACGCCGTCGGCGCCGTGGCCACGGCCGACATCGGCTGGCGTGATTTCTTCGCCGATCCGCTGCTCCAGCAACTGATCGAGCAGTCGCTGGCCAACAACCGCGACCTGCGCGTGGCGGCCCTGAACGTCGAGGCGGCGCGGGCGCAGTACCGCATCCAGCGCGCCGACCTGCTGCCCAGCGTCGGCATTGCCGGCAAGGAAACCGCCCAGCGCACGCCGGCCGACCTGTCGCCCAGCGGCCAGGCCAGCACCAGCCACAACTACCAGGTCGGCGCCGCGCTGTCCTCGTGGGAACTGGACCTGTTCGGCCGCATCCGCAGCCTGAGCGACAAGGCGCTGGAATCGTACCTGGCGCTGGACGAGACCCGCACCGCGACCCAGCTGACGCTGATCGCCGAAGTGGCCAACGCCTACCTGACGCTGCGCGCCGACCAGGAGCTGCTGAGCCTGACGCGCGACACGCTCAAGAGCCAGGACGACTCCTACAAGCTCACCAAGCAGAGCTACGACCAGGGCTTGTCCACGGCGCTCGACCTGAGCCAGGCCGAAGTGTCCCTGCGCACCGCCCAGCGCAACCTGTCGCAGTACACGCGCCAGGCCGCGCAGGACCGCAACGCGCTGGTGCTGCTGGTGGGCCAGCCGCTGTCGCCGGAAATCTCGGCGGCGCTGGACAACGCCGTCAAGCTCGACGACGGCATGCTGCCGACCGCGCTGCCGGCCGGCCTGCCGTCCGAACTGCTGGCGCGCCGCCCGGATATCCGCGCGGCCGAGCACCAGCTCAAGGGCGCCAACGCCAACATCGGCGCGGCCCGCGCCGCGTTCTTCCCGACCATCAGCCTGACGGGCAACGCCGGCACCGCCAGCGCCAGCCTGGGCGGGCTGTTCGACGCGGGCTCGGGCGCCTGGAGCTTCGTGCCCCAGATCACGGTGCCGATCTTCGCCGGCGGCTCGCTGCTGGCGGGCTTGGACCTGGCCAAGGTGCAGAAGAACATCCAGGTCGCGCAGTACGAGAAGACGATCCAGACCGGTTTCCGCGAAGTCGCCGACGCGCTCGCGGGCCGCGGCACGCTGGACGAGCAGATCCAGGCCCAGCAACTACTGGTGGCCGCCAACCAGCGCGCCTATGACCTGTCCGAGCAGCGTTTCCGCCAGGGCATCGACGACTACCTGACGGTGCTGGATTCGCAGCGTTCGCTCTACACCGCGCAGCAGGCGCTGGTCGATACGCGCCTGTCGCGTCTGTCCAACCTGGTCACCTTGTACAAGGTGCTGGGCGGTGGCTGGACCGAGCGCACCGTCACGGCGGCGCAGCCCGCGCCGGACGCGGCGGCCGCGCCTGGCGGGCAGCCGGGCTGA